ATTCAAAGGCCCGAATCGTGTCGGCCAAAGCGACGAAAATTCCGGTGACCGCACGACCGTCATAAATACACGAAATTTGATCTGCGTATCCTTCTAATCCGGCCAGTGCCGATGCCGTATCGGGCGACTGGTCGGCCAAATCGTCGGCCGTCCGACAATAAGCGTACACATCGAAAAACGGCTGACGCAGCCGTCGCGGCAGAAACACCGATGCGACGACGAAGTTTTCATAATTCGATCGCGCAATTCTGCGGCACTGTTGACGCGATTGTGCCAATGTCAACGGGCCGTCCGGGTCAGTCCATCCACATTCCGGGTTAGACGACGCCCCGAATCGACGGTTATCCTGGCCGCTGGTGGACCGACCCGTCTTCATTCGCCTTTCCTTTCCGAGCAATTGATGAAAGTTATTCTGGCTGCCCCACGTGGATTTTGTGCCGGCGTCAACATGGCGATCGAATCGCTGGATTTGACGCTCCGCAAATTCGGTCCGCCGGTGTATGTGTACCACGAAATCGTGCACAACCAGCATGTCGTGGAAACCTTCCGCGAAAAAGGCGCGGTCTTCGTCGATCACGTCGACGAAGTGCCCGATGGCGGCGTTCTGATGTTTTCCGCTCACGGTGTCAGCCCCGAAATCCGCGACCAAGCCCGCCGGCGAAACTTGCATGCCCTGGATGCGACTTGTCCCCTGGTCACCAAAGTTCACCTGGAGGCCATCAAATACGCCAAGGAAGGGTACACGATTTTGCTGATCGGACACGAAGGGCACGACGAAGTGCTTGGCACCATGGGCGAAGCCCCCGAAGCGATCGTGTTGGTCGAAGACGAAGACGATGTGGACCGCCTGGAGTTCGCCGAAGGCACGAAATTGGCCTATCTGACGCAAACCACTCTAAGCGTTGACGATGCCAACCGAGTCATTCGACGTCTGCGGCAAAGGTTTCCCGAGATCCATAGTCCGCCGAAGGAAGACATCTGCTACGCCACGCAGAATCGCCAGGAAGCCGTCAAACTTCTCAGCCAAGAAGCCGATGTCGTGCTGGTTCTGGGTAGCCAAAACAGCAGCAACAGCCAACGTCTTGCCGAACTTGGCCGCGAACGAAAAAAGAAATCCTATTTAATTGATGGCCCACAAGACCTGTCGAAAGACCAGTTCTCCGATGACGACGTGATCATGATCACCGCGGGGGCCAGTGCCCCGGAATCCGTCGTTCAGGCCACCATCGAATGGCTCAGCGACAACTTCAACGCGATCGTCGAATCCCAGTCGGTTCGGGAGGAAGATGTCCATTTCCCGCTTCCCAAACCACTGCGTCCCTTCGCCAAGCAGTTGGCCCAGGAAAGCCAAACCTAGGCACGATCTACCGCGGCGCGACACCGTGGCGACCTAAGAAACCGTCGATGTCATCGACCACCCGCAAGATCCACTCCGGGCGGTTCCAATGTCCATGTTTGGCATCGGGGTGAACGATCAATTCGACCGGCCGGCCCAGTGAGCGCATTTTTTCGCGTGTCGCCTCATTCCGTTCCGGTGAATCCAGGGATCCACAGATAAACAGTGTCGGTGGCATCGTCGCGTCAATCTTTTGATGCGCATCGGCTAGTTGGTACAGGTCCCGCTTTTGATCAACGTCGCCGCCGATCCAGTTGACCGCGTTGCTATTTTCCGGGTCCGACTTGGAACGTTGGGCCACCGACCCGGTCAGCATTTGCAGGGGGCCGGCCATAATCACCGCAGCGTCCAAGTGCGTGGACACGTCATCCATTATCCCGGGATGACGCAAACGAGGTTCATCGTCACCCGCCGCCATCAGTCCGACCAAATGGCCGCCTGCCGAACCACCAACCGCCGCCAATCGTGTTGCGTCCAGACCGTATCGCTCCGCCGAGTGCCGCAAAAATGCCACCGCCGCATTGCAATCCCGGATGGCGGCTGGAAAACGGGCTTCACCGCCCAAGCGATACTCCACGGCGGCCGTCGCATAACCGCGTTCTGCAAATCGTAAGGACAAGGCGCGAAACTTTTCCTTGTCCCCCTTTAGCCATCCGCCACCGTGCACGACGACCAGAATTGGCGGGGGCGCATCCGCGGCAGGACGAAACAAATCCAAGTGAAGCTTTCGCCCATCGACTTCGGCGTACACCACGTCCAAATCGGCAACGATGTTCTTTGGGATCGTCGTCGATTTTGGGGAAGACGTCGCAGTTTGCGCGAAACCTTGCCGGCCGGCGGCTGCAACCGTCATGACCACCAGCAATACAGCGGCAACGGTGCCAAAATTTCGGTGCATCGGGGGCATTCGCATCATGGTGTATCCAGCGATTTGATTTTCAGTTGGCTGTACGTCGCATCCGTTGTTTCGTCGTGCCCCTGGATCATGATCGTCCCAGGATCCAAACGCAGACCTCGCCGTGGGTTTTCGTCCGGATCTCGATCGTCGGTCACATCACTGACCTGCAATCCGTTGACCCATGCGGCGATTCGAGGGCCACGCGTGGTCAACAGAATCACGTTTTTCTGCTTCGGCTTTCCGGCAACGATGCGTGCGTCTTGGCGGCGAAAGATTCCACCGACGCCGCAATCGGCCGGCTTCAACGGATTGCCGTCAATGATCTCGTTGCTGACCTGACATTCGTATCCCATCAATTCATCGCCGGGAATACAGCGGAAAAAGATGCCGGAGTTGCTGGTCGGTTGATCCATTTGATACTCGGCCAGCAAGTTGAAATCGGCAAATCGTTCTTCCGTTTCCAGTTGTGTTTTGCCACCGATCACTCGCAAGCCGCCTTCGTCGGTGCGTTCGAATTTGCCCGACATTTCCGGGTAGGTTTTCCAGCCGTCCAGGCCTTCACCCAGCATGCTTTCCAGCCCCAGTGGCCGAAGCTTGACGTCGCGGAATTCGATTCGCCCGCTGTTTTTTTGCAATCCGATGCGTCCGGCAGCCAACGGTTCGGGATCGGTGTATTCACACACCACTTCGCCGTCCAAACGGACCGTCAGCTGATCGCCGCGCAGCACCATGTGCATCGTGCGCCACGTGTCAAACTTTTGCTGGACGTCGACCTTTTTGCGTTGCACGACGCTTGCCGTTGGAAACGGATTGTCGTCCGGGGCGATGTTGACCTCATAGCAATCGCTGCCCGGATCATCCACTTCCAAAGGCGTCCGCAGAAACACGCCACTGTTGGTCGTGGGTGTCGCTTTGAACTGCACCGACAGTTCGTAATCGGTCCAAGGGATGGACGTACAGAGCAGACTGACTTCGCCCTGATCGGCGACTAGCGTTCCGTCTTCGATTCGCCAGTTGGCGTTGCCTGCGATGTCCCAGCCGAACAACGTGTGGCCGTCGAACAATCGAATCCAGCCTTCGGATGCTTCGTCCGGTGTTAGGCAGGCGGCCAACAATTCGTCGGCGGTGGCCTCGTATGCCTGGGGCACGTAGACCGTCGGTTCGGCATCGGATTGCGAAGCGGCCGATTCATCCGCAGGCTTTTCGACCGCTGCGTTGTCGCGGCGACACCCGGTGGCGACACCGACCATCATGACCACGACAAGCAACACGTGTCGGTGGGCCCCCGGTCGGTTCGCGATCATCTGCATTCCCATCACCATCTCAAGTTGTTTCCACATTGTGCGATTCATGTTCGGGCCGATCGTAACCGTATCGTCGGAAGTATTCGCCCCAACGATCCAGCAAGACCTTTTCGGTCGCGGCATCCAGACGGTGCCGATTGGTTTGATAGCCGCGGTGTTCCGTTTCGGCCCATCGGCAAAAGTCTTCTTCGACCGAATCAAAATCAGCCAGACGCAGGGTGTCGTAGATGTGCCGCAACGATTCGACGGGATCGGCCACCAGATCCTCGTACCGCATTTCGATCAGACGCTGCGAAGGCACTTGTTCGCACGCGTCAAAATACGCTTCGTACATCCGCCGAAAACAATCCAGCACATACTCGTGCATCGCGGGTTCATCGCCGTTGGGCGACTGCAGAGCTTGGGCTTCATCCAGACTGCGCCACAACCGACAGGTGGACGGAAACAGACTGCGTGGATCTCGCGTCAGGTGGATGAACTTGGCATCGGGAAACTGGCGAGCCAGCATCGCAAGCCGTCCGGTGTGCGTAGGACTTTTGACGATCAACGGTCGTTGGGTCGCCACCGAAACACGCAATAAGAACCGACGCAACGTTTCCAGCCACTGGTGCCGGGCCGCGTCGTCGACGTTCCAAAACGTCAGATAGTCCAGATCGATCGGCGGTTCATTGGGGAATGCGATGCGTCGGTACGGCGACGGCAAGCCCAAGTTCATCAACGCGAATTCGTCTTCCTGGGGACGGTCCCATCCGGCCGCCATGTTGTCCATCGGACGTTTGCCGGGCAGCAGCCATTTGAAAAACTTTCGAAAGAACCATTCGGAAACCAGAAAGTGGCTGGGCGCGAAGCACTGAAAAGTCGAAGGACTGCTGAATCGTTCGTCGCGGACCAGCAATTCGTGCAGCAAGGTGGTTCCGCTGCGCCAGTGCCCGATGATGAAGACCGGTGCCGATTGAAATTCGGCTTCACGAACCTTCTTGGCAAAGAAAGCGGATTCCACACCGGCAAGAATCGTGTTGACCGGCGTCGCCAGCGAAACACTGATCGCCATCGGCCAACGTGACGGGGAGAGCCGAAATTTTCCACCGCGCAGCAAACCCAGCCATCCGCCCGGTCGCATCCCATGCCAAAAACGCGGGGAATAGAACGGATAGTGATGGAATTCCTGGCTCGGCGGTTTCGCCTGGTCAGAAGATGTGTTCGTCGTCGGTGCGTCAGCTGACGGCAGCGACGTGGGGGAATCGGTGGGGGGCAACGGAGACCGATCGGGTGAGAGATTTTCGTGCCGATGGAGTCGGAGCGGCAGATTTTACGAAACCAAACCGTTCTAACCAATGTATCCAACGTTGGGATGGGGGATCGGCCAAACCGACGCCTGCCGAAAACGCGGTTCCGGCCGTAGCGACGACTTCACACGAAATCCTTTCCCTCGCCCCCGTGAGGTGATCATCTCAAGATTTCCCGTCTCCGTTCCCCCGCGCATCTCGCATCCCCGCCTCGGTTGGAACTCGGCGGGCGATTACACTTTCGCACAGCGATGTCGCAGCGTGCCGAACATTTGTTCCGCCCATTCAGGGCCGCCCCGCGACAATTCGTATCCCCACGCGGCTTTTCCGATACGACTGGTTTTCATGAGCTCATCGACGTCCCCGTCCGATTCCACCCGCGGCGAATCTCTGACGTTCGCCGATTTGCAACGTCACATCCGCGAAATGTATTTCGAAAAAGACGTTCAACGCGGCGTCGATGGCACCTTCATGTGGTTGATGGAAGAAGTCGGGGAATTGGCTGCGGCTCTGCGTGGCGATGACCGCGAGAACTTGGCGGAGGAATTCGCCGACGTGATCGCATGGCTGGTCACGATCGCCAACGTGGCCGACGTGGATTTAACGGCGGCACTGACCCAAAAATATGGCCACGGATGCCCCGGATGTCGCCGACTGGTTTGCGAATGTCCCCAAGGAGAAAAGCCGTGACCGGTCGAATGCTGATCGCGGTCATGTGCCTGGCTTGCTGGACCAGCCTTGCGATGGCCGACGTTTCCGATCCCGCGTCTTCCGATGTGGACCAGGGTTTCGGTTCGATGCCCGCGTCAGCCGCGGATTCCGTTGGGTCCTTGTCGGTGGGCATTCAAGGCCGCTATCGGCTGGGCCGCTGGACGGCGGTCCGATTGGCGTGGGACCGGATGACCGTTTCCGGCGGGGGTGCGGCGGATGATTCGTGGTCGCTGCAGACCCCCGATGCCGACGGTGTGCCGGTTCGGTACCGCGTGGCCGACGCGACACAACAACGCTGGGGTTATGTCATCCCGACCGGCGAAGCGGCACCGCTGGACCTTTTCGTCAACGATGAAACAACACCGTCGGCCACCACGCGATTTCCCTACTTGGGGGCGCCCGCGAAAGAACCGTCGCTTGTTCCCGAATCGATGCCTTGGGTGGTTGCCATCGGCGATCCACTGGACGTCGACACGATCGGTGCCAATGAACTGTTGAACCGTGAAGCCCAACTGGCGGTGTGCTCCATCCAGGATGCCGACGATCTACCCGATCGATCACTCGGATGGTCGGGCGTTGACCTGCTGATGATCAACGCCAGCGGTGTGGATGTTTTGACCCAGTTGTCCGAATCCCAGCAGAACGCCATCGTCCAATGGGTGCGTACCGAAGGCGGCAACCTGTTCCTTTGCCTGGGTGAACGATCCAAAGACGTCATAGAAGCCTCGCCCTGGCTAAATCGCTTGCTGCCACAAGCCTTGGTCGACGCCGACAACGTGACGCTGAACCCTGCGGCACTGGAAACCTTCACCAACAGCCAGAGCCCGTTGGATGCTTTCGATGGCATTCGAATTCCCGGTGGCGACGGGTTCGCGTTGATCACCGGACGTACCAACCGACGTGTGGCCGCGCGAATGGCCGTGGAATACTTTCCCGGTTTCGGACATGTCACGGTGATCGCCGCAGACCTGGACACTCCCATGTTCCAGCAATGGCCCGATCGACTGGATCTGATCAAGCGATTGATGCCACAGATTTTGGAGGATTCGACGAACGAAACCAACAACAATCAAGTCGCGGGTTTCAGTGATCTGGCCGGACAGACGCGTTCAACCCTGGATCAATTCAGTGTGAAGCGCTCCTTCGGTTTCTCGGTGCTCTCGCTGATCCTAATGGGGCTGATCCTGTTGATCGGTCCCATCGATTACCTGGTCATCAATCGCTTGGTGGGACGTCCACAGCTTGGTTGGGTGACGATGCCTTTGGTTGCGATCCTGTTTTCGGTGGTCCTTGTGTACCAAGCGAGACAGGTTTCCCCGGCAAGTTCGGCAAACACCGATCGCGATCCCGATGCAACCATGACGGCGTCCAGCACTAATGTTGGGAAAAGAAATTCGGGCGAAGCATGGAATCACTTAGAAATCACAGACATTGATTTGGCGACACGTTCGGGACGCGGTATGTCCTGGAGCGTGCTGTACAGCCACGACGGTGGCATCTTTGACATTGACGTCAACGCCTCCGATGCGCTGAAACAAACAACGCCAAACATCGGTCGTTTTCTGTGTCGGCCTTGGGGGCAAGCCGGACGAGAATTCGGTGGCATTCAAATCGAATCGGACACCGGGTTGCCCCCGTACACAAATCAAATTCGGATCGCATCATCGCCGCCGGACGATTCAGTATCGCGTCCCATGCGTTCGGAACTGGAACGCGTTGGCATCGCACCACGCAGCAGCAAATCTTTCGGTGCCGGTTACACGTTTGACTTTGCTCCCGATGGCGAATCGTTGACGGTGCGTCGTCGCAAAGGCAGCGATCTGCTGCAGGGCGATCTGGCCAATCCATTACCGGTCGACCTGTTGGACGGAATGCTGGTGTATCGCAATTGGGCTTATCGGTTGCCGACTCGGTTGCCCGCGGGCGGTCGGATCGAACGCCTGGATGAATTACGTCAAGAGAATTTCCGCTGGCACCTGACACGCCAAAAGACATTGGAAAGTAACAGCGACGCGCAACCGTGGGACGGGTCGGACTTTGACAATTTGCCACGTGTCACCGAAATGCTGATGTTCCATGACGTGGTCGGCGGTTCACGCTACACCGGTCTGACGCACGGTCCGCTGGGTCAGTTGGATGCCAGCCGATGGCTGGTGGATGACCGCTGTGTGTTGATCGCCAGGCTTGCCGATCCGATGACCGATGTTTCCTGGACCCCCGCGATGACATCGGAAACGCAGACCGCCCCCGCTAATACGATTCCCGAACCGCAACGCGGCATCGCAATGGTCCGCGTCGTGATCCCCGTTCAATCCCAATAAATCAACCACCTCGGTATCCATCGTCCGGGCGAACCAACGGGCAACCGAATCGCCAGACCCAATCCCATCCCCCAATCGCAACGCCATTCGATCGGCCCATCATCGTGATCAAGACCGTTGACCTGACGAAGAAATATG
The Crateriforma spongiae DNA segment above includes these coding regions:
- a CDS encoding sulfotransferase family protein, with the protein product MAISVSLATPVNTILAGVESAFFAKKVREAEFQSAPVFIIGHWRSGTTLLHELLVRDERFSSPSTFQCFAPSHFLVSEWFFRKFFKWLLPGKRPMDNMAAGWDRPQEDEFALMNLGLPSPYRRIAFPNEPPIDLDYLTFWNVDDAARHQWLETLRRFLLRVSVATQRPLIVKSPTHTGRLAMLARQFPDAKFIHLTRDPRSLFPSTCRLWRSLDEAQALQSPNGDEPAMHEYVLDCFRRMYEAYFDACEQVPSQRLIEMRYEDLVADPVESLRHIYDTLRLADFDSVEEDFCRWAETEHRGYQTNRHRLDAATEKVLLDRWGEYFRRYGYDRPEHESHNVETT
- the ispH gene encoding 4-hydroxy-3-methylbut-2-enyl diphosphate reductase encodes the protein MKVILAAPRGFCAGVNMAIESLDLTLRKFGPPVYVYHEIVHNQHVVETFREKGAVFVDHVDEVPDGGVLMFSAHGVSPEIRDQARRRNLHALDATCPLVTKVHLEAIKYAKEGYTILLIGHEGHDEVLGTMGEAPEAIVLVEDEDDVDRLEFAEGTKLAYLTQTTLSVDDANRVIRRLRQRFPEIHSPPKEDICYATQNRQEAVKLLSQEADVVLVLGSQNSSNSQRLAELGRERKKKSYLIDGPQDLSKDQFSDDDVIMITAGASAPESVVQATIEWLSDNFNAIVESQSVREEDVHFPLPKPLRPFAKQLAQESQT
- a CDS encoding MazG nucleotide pyrophosphohydrolase domain-containing protein, encoding MSSSTSPSDSTRGESLTFADLQRHIREMYFEKDVQRGVDGTFMWLMEEVGELAAALRGDDRENLAEEFADVIAWLVTIANVADVDLTAALTQKYGHGCPGCRRLVCECPQGEKP
- a CDS encoding alpha/beta hydrolase yields the protein MHRNFGTVAAVLLVVMTVAAAGRQGFAQTATSSPKSTTIPKNIVADLDVVYAEVDGRKLHLDLFRPAADAPPPILVVVHGGGWLKGDKEKFRALSLRFAERGYATAAVEYRLGGEARFPAAIRDCNAAVAFLRHSAERYGLDATRLAAVGGSAGGHLVGLMAAGDDEPRLRHPGIMDDVSTHLDAAVIMAGPLQMLTGSVAQRSKSDPENSNAVNWIGGDVDQKRDLYQLADAHQKIDATMPPTLFICGSLDSPERNEATREKMRSLGRPVELIVHPDAKHGHWNRPEWILRVVDDIDGFLGRHGVAPR
- a CDS encoding 3-keto-disaccharide hydrolase; its protein translation is MNRTMWKQLEMVMGMQMIANRPGAHRHVLLVVVMMVGVATGCRRDNAAVEKPADESAASQSDAEPTVYVPQAYEATADELLAACLTPDEASEGWIRLFDGHTLFGWDIAGNANWRIEDGTLVADQGEVSLLCTSIPWTDYELSVQFKATPTTNSGVFLRTPLEVDDPGSDCYEVNIAPDDNPFPTASVVQRKKVDVQQKFDTWRTMHMVLRGDQLTVRLDGEVVCEYTDPEPLAAGRIGLQKNSGRIEFRDVKLRPLGLESMLGEGLDGWKTYPEMSGKFERTDEGGLRVIGGKTQLETEERFADFNLLAEYQMDQPTSNSGIFFRCIPGDELMGYECQVSNEIIDGNPLKPADCGVGGIFRRQDARIVAGKPKQKNVILLTTRGPRIAAWVNGLQVSDVTDDRDPDENPRRGLRLDPGTIMIQGHDETTDATYSQLKIKSLDTP